One part of the Marinobacter sp. MDS2 genome encodes these proteins:
- a CDS encoding sulfotransferase family 2 domain-containing protein — protein sequence MPVFSKGKVNILFLHIPKSAGSTIEKIADDFGWEESFSIRGKSLKEIRYCKASLQHLHVQPLESILEFEQFDSIFTVVRNPFSRFKSEYYWQRTQGITELSVDDWVSDTFEKYLGNSYIYDNHIRPQVEFIPRSPHQPQVFKLEEGGVERAKKLFLGFSNESENRNSWAKWLTSLFTPDRQEKRSLKYPEIEAKFERHYDRIVEFYKQDYSTLSYKI from the coding sequence GTGCCGGTTTTCTCAAAAGGTAAAGTCAATATTTTATTTCTTCATATTCCGAAGTCTGCAGGATCTACCATAGAAAAGATTGCTGATGATTTTGGGTGGGAAGAGAGTTTTTCTATTCGTGGAAAGTCCTTAAAAGAAATACGATATTGCAAGGCGAGTCTTCAGCATTTGCACGTACAGCCCTTGGAATCCATATTGGAGTTTGAACAATTTGATTCTATTTTCACCGTGGTAAGAAATCCATTCTCACGCTTTAAATCGGAATACTACTGGCAGAGAACTCAGGGAATTACCGAACTTTCAGTTGATGATTGGGTTTCTGACACTTTTGAAAAGTATCTTGGAAACAGTTACATATATGATAATCACATTCGCCCTCAAGTAGAATTTATTCCTAGGAGTCCCCATCAGCCTCAAGTTTTTAAGCTGGAAGAGGGTGGTGTAGAGAGAGCTAAAAAATTATTTCTGGGCTTTTCCAATGAATCTGAAAACCGCAACTCGTGGGCTAAATGGCTCACCTCTCTCTTTACCCCGGACAGGCAGGAAAAACGGTCTTTGAAATATCCTGAAATCGAGGCGAAATTCGAGCGTCACTACGATCGAATTGTGGAATTTTATAAGCAAGACTATTCGACGCTATCCTACAAAATCTGA
- a CDS encoding glycosyltransferase family 4 protein has translation MFDENYLRELYEKGRKSKVRSLMLYLKRLFLLLTAFRYNVLWIEYEVFPYLPAFAEQLLRLLGKPYVVDYDDAVFHNYDRSGNGLIRVFLGKKIDAVMRNSACVVAGNEYLAARARKAGARRIELIPTVVDRERYQNAKTDQTKTPIIGWIGSPSTQRYVVDIRDALRKVCDETGASLLLVGATESVREQLPGIPVDVVRWTEESEAALVAQMDVGIMPLEDGPWEKGKCGYKLIQYMACGVPVVASPVGVNVEIVNENYCGQLAESVGEWAEALTGILSSRPRQSELGMAGRKAVEQKYSLQVQAPVLAGILRSVGQRGNS, from the coding sequence TTGTTTGATGAGAATTACCTCAGGGAACTCTACGAGAAAGGGCGTAAGTCAAAGGTCCGCTCGCTTATGCTGTATTTGAAGCGACTTTTCCTTTTGCTGACAGCCTTTCGCTATAACGTATTGTGGATTGAGTACGAAGTATTTCCCTATCTCCCAGCTTTTGCAGAGCAATTGCTGAGATTGCTCGGTAAACCCTACGTGGTTGATTACGATGATGCGGTTTTTCATAACTATGATCGCTCTGGCAATGGGCTCATCAGAGTGTTTTTGGGAAAGAAAATTGATGCTGTGATGCGCAATTCTGCCTGTGTTGTGGCAGGCAATGAATATTTGGCGGCACGCGCTCGAAAAGCCGGTGCGCGCCGAATTGAACTAATTCCTACCGTGGTAGACCGCGAGCGTTATCAGAATGCCAAGACTGATCAAACCAAGACGCCGATCATTGGCTGGATTGGTTCACCCTCCACGCAGCGTTATGTCGTCGATATTCGGGATGCTCTGAGAAAAGTCTGTGATGAGACGGGAGCTAGTTTGCTACTGGTCGGGGCTACAGAAAGCGTGCGGGAGCAATTGCCAGGGATTCCGGTGGATGTTGTGCGGTGGACTGAAGAATCAGAAGCAGCCCTCGTTGCCCAAATGGATGTCGGCATCATGCCACTTGAAGATGGTCCGTGGGAAAAGGGCAAATGTGGTTACAAGCTGATTCAGTATATGGCCTGTGGTGTTCCAGTGGTGGCTTCGCCGGTTGGGGTTAATGTCGAGATCGTGAACGAGAACTACTGTGGGCAGCTGGCTGAATCGGTAGGTGAATGGGCTGAGGCTTTGACAGGAATTCTAAGTTCCCGGCCTCGGCAGTCCGAGCTTGGTATGGCTGGCCGGAAAGCAGTTGAGCAGAAGTATTCTCTGCAGGTACAGGCGCCGGTGTTGGCCGGTATTCTCCGAAGTGTCGGGCAGCGGGGTAATTCCTGA
- a CDS encoding glycosyltransferase codes for MAGKVVFLQNGPGLGPITYNNFRLASELGARGWSVSLLGTLVKPDVYGRAPQSVQVSSLNAISNVAIFFKLVKYLKDYKPNILFVSGPALHVVAGLAKAVAGVPVILVNRVHSHTSSMFEDRGRLNRELLIRLMRVANRWTDFRLATSKGAAEDWADILGVDRKSVGVMYNPVLGSDFESRFEENVNHPWFDDVGSEVVITVARLAPEKELHVLIRAFSMLKESRRGTKLLIVGDGPLKMQLERQVDDLGIEKSVCFVGKVDNPFPYMRRSDLFVLSSRYEGFANVIAEALACGCKVVSTNAPSGPSEILRDGAYGHLVPVGDANRLSTAMSEALDSCEDKGRLMDRGKRFHVDVILGDIDHVFQSCLNHEG; via the coding sequence TTGGCAGGAAAAGTTGTTTTTCTTCAGAATGGTCCAGGTTTGGGGCCAATCACTTATAATAATTTTCGGTTGGCCTCTGAGCTTGGTGCTAGGGGTTGGTCGGTCTCTTTGCTTGGCACATTGGTTAAGCCTGATGTATATGGTCGTGCACCCCAGAGCGTTCAGGTCAGTAGTTTGAATGCCATCTCTAATGTTGCGATTTTTTTTAAGCTAGTCAAATATTTGAAGGATTACAAACCTAATATTTTATTTGTTTCTGGGCCGGCTCTTCATGTTGTTGCGGGTTTGGCAAAAGCAGTGGCTGGAGTTCCTGTTATTTTAGTTAATAGGGTTCACTCCCATACTTCTTCAATGTTTGAGGATAGAGGAAGGCTAAACCGTGAACTACTGATCAGGCTCATGAGGGTCGCTAATCGATGGACTGATTTTCGCTTGGCAACCTCGAAAGGTGCTGCGGAAGATTGGGCAGACATTTTGGGGGTTGATAGAAAATCTGTTGGTGTGATGTATAACCCTGTCTTGGGTTCTGATTTCGAGTCGCGTTTTGAAGAAAATGTTAACCACCCCTGGTTCGATGATGTTGGTTCTGAAGTAGTAATTACAGTGGCAAGGCTAGCGCCCGAAAAAGAATTGCATGTTCTTATCCGGGCTTTTTCTATGCTTAAAGAGAGCAGAAGAGGCACTAAACTTCTGATTGTTGGTGATGGGCCATTAAAAATGCAACTTGAAAGGCAGGTTGACGACCTAGGGATTGAAAAAAGCGTATGTTTTGTTGGGAAAGTTGATAACCCATTTCCTTATATGAGGCGTTCAGATTTGTTTGTTCTTTCCTCTCGTTATGAGGGGTTTGCAAATGTTATTGCTGAAGCGCTTGCGTGTGGCTGTAAGGTTGTGTCCACGAACGCCCCTAGTGGCCCCAGCGAGATTTTGCGAGATGGAGCGTATGGGCATCTCGTTCCTGTTGGTGATGCAAACAGGCTATCCACTGCCATGAGTGAGGCACTGGATAGCTGCGAGGATAAGGGTAGGTTAATGGATCGAGGAAAGCGTTTTCATGTTGATGTAATACTTGGAGATATTGATCACGTATTTCAAAGTTGCTTGAATCATGAAGGTTGA
- a CDS encoding glycosyltransferase family 4 protein, whose translation MLEPLGQSQVLSYLKFLSKNYQVSLISFEKPEDRADQQAFGSVQNDCERHGIRWFPQRFHHRPKVIAPAWSMIVFLFLCLREVREGNAELIHARSYIPAAVALLVNKLTGTPFIFDMRALWPEELITAGRLKRGSVMHKAIAWVERSCLKNAAAVVSLTDAATAYLRETYPDELRNQKLVVIPTCADLDRFVPLDEEERFSAQESAPVFSCLGTVLSGWFRLDWLRIFFQEVGSHEPTASFEIVTRDDPSEVRRQLGLAGDLNARLKIYSMPSHEVHEAVQRHTASVMFYAGGEVSELGRSPTRMAEILGCGLPVVANPGVGDVAEIIQKYRVGVLVTEGTPDAMKSAFRELLELMNDAELPGRCRRAAEKVFSLQAGTQAYRELYRDILQ comes from the coding sequence ATGCTTGAACCACTGGGCCAAAGCCAGGTTCTTTCCTATCTGAAATTCTTATCAAAGAATTACCAAGTCTCTCTGATTAGTTTCGAGAAACCAGAGGATCGCGCAGACCAGCAAGCCTTCGGCAGCGTGCAGAACGATTGCGAAAGGCATGGAATCCGTTGGTTCCCGCAGCGATTCCACCATCGCCCGAAGGTAATCGCTCCAGCCTGGAGTATGATTGTTTTTCTGTTCTTGTGCCTTCGGGAAGTTCGTGAGGGCAACGCCGAACTGATTCACGCGCGCTCCTACATTCCCGCTGCTGTTGCCTTGCTTGTTAATAAGCTGACCGGTACACCCTTTATCTTCGATATGAGGGCGCTGTGGCCAGAGGAATTGATCACTGCTGGCCGTTTGAAGCGAGGCTCTGTCATGCACAAAGCCATCGCTTGGGTTGAGCGTTCATGTTTGAAGAACGCAGCGGCGGTGGTTTCGTTAACCGATGCGGCAACCGCTTATCTTCGAGAGACGTACCCGGATGAACTTCGAAACCAAAAGTTGGTTGTTATTCCGACCTGTGCTGACCTTGACCGATTTGTGCCTTTAGATGAAGAAGAAAGGTTCTCTGCTCAGGAGAGTGCGCCTGTATTCAGTTGTTTGGGAACAGTGCTAAGCGGTTGGTTTCGCCTGGATTGGCTCCGTATTTTTTTTCAGGAGGTTGGATCGCACGAACCGACTGCTAGTTTTGAAATTGTCACTCGGGATGATCCCAGCGAGGTAAGAAGACAGCTTGGTCTGGCTGGTGATCTGAATGCAAGGCTAAAAATCTACTCGATGCCTTCTCACGAAGTGCACGAAGCTGTTCAGCGCCACACTGCTTCTGTGATGTTTTATGCCGGCGGGGAAGTTTCGGAATTGGGACGTTCTCCAACCCGTATGGCGGAAATTCTTGGTTGTGGCTTACCTGTTGTTGCCAATCCTGGGGTTGGGGATGTGGCTGAGATTATCCAGAAATACCGTGTGGGTGTTCTGGTTACTGAAGGGACGCCGGATGCGATGAAGTCTGCGTTTCGAGAGCTCTTGGAGCTGATGAATGATGCAGAGCTACCTGGGCGGTGTAGGCGTGCGGCGGAGAAAGTTTTTTCTCTTCAGGCAGGCACCCAAGCCTACCGGGAGCTTTACCGGGACATTCTTCAATGA
- a CDS encoding glycosyltransferase family 2 protein: MKISIAMATYNGAQYIQEQLQSFVAQTRQPDELIITDDCSTDQTEAFVREFAKTAPFTVEFHRNEKNLGYCGNFNAALMKTTGDLVFLSDQDDVWLPEKIEYMTRAAEHNQEALVLMNDALISDAELNVSLHTKYQRIRKAGLSNESFVMGCCCAFRRDFLTWALPIPITYPGHDNWLVGLADKIQAKIIIDKPLQFYRRHGKNTSKIALNDHTLSPLSFFVSAVIRRAKEIYSQSSSFEQELHGSLENSLSLIDALERSEKFFGSLRQEARNNAIKKLEVRSEHIRRRIQIVRISRKERLAHVVRYYVFGGYREDQGIRSALKDLFVKV, from the coding sequence ATGAAAATCTCCATAGCCATGGCCACCTACAACGGTGCCCAATACATACAAGAGCAACTCCAAAGCTTCGTAGCCCAGACCCGTCAGCCGGATGAACTGATCATCACAGACGACTGCTCTACCGACCAGACCGAAGCCTTCGTTCGTGAGTTCGCCAAAACCGCGCCCTTTACCGTTGAGTTTCATCGCAATGAAAAGAACCTCGGTTACTGCGGCAACTTTAACGCGGCGCTGATGAAAACGACCGGTGATCTGGTCTTCCTAAGTGACCAAGATGACGTGTGGCTTCCTGAAAAGATTGAGTATATGACGAGAGCTGCTGAGCATAACCAAGAAGCTTTGGTGCTAATGAATGATGCTTTGATATCAGATGCAGAGCTCAATGTCTCGTTACATACCAAGTATCAAAGAATAAGGAAGGCCGGATTAAGTAACGAATCATTCGTTATGGGCTGTTGCTGCGCCTTCAGGCGTGATTTCCTGACGTGGGCGCTGCCAATACCTATAACGTATCCAGGGCATGATAACTGGTTGGTCGGTCTCGCGGATAAAATTCAAGCGAAAATTATTATTGATAAACCCCTTCAGTTCTATCGGCGACACGGTAAAAATACATCAAAAATTGCACTAAATGATCATACTTTAAGTCCCTTGTCTTTTTTTGTCTCCGCCGTAATCCGGAGAGCTAAAGAGATATACAGTCAGTCTTCTTCCTTTGAACAGGAACTTCACGGTTCCTTGGAGAATTCGCTGTCGTTAATCGACGCTTTGGAAAGAAGTGAGAAGTTTTTCGGTTCATTGAGACAAGAGGCCCGAAATAATGCTATCAAGAAGCTGGAAGTTCGAAGTGAGCATATTAGGCGGCGAATACAAATTGTCCGTATAAGTCGTAAAGAGAGGCTTGCCCATGTAGTGAGATATTATGTTTTTGGCGGTTACAGGGAAGATCAGGGAATTCGTAGCGCGTTGAAAGATCTTTTTGTAAAGGTTTAA
- a CDS encoding glycosyltransferase: MRISVFVPDLRGGGAERVNLLLLQEFLRRGYSVDLIVLRKQGVLLEQVPATVRIIDLKADRIRRGMMPLIQYLREVQPDALMASMWPLTTLALVCVKLAHFRGRLILSEHSSLSQSPQGTGLSGIALRASMRWVNGKADEVVGVSAGVLNDLYGLGLPKDFGRVIHNPIALSSRLLPEDKNCRKWIEHAAGDRLLAVGSLKPAKDYPTMFRAVRRVVDSGRDISLLILGTGPLQNELKGLIFSLGLDDYVHFGGFVADPGPFYRAAELFILSSAWEGFGNVIVEAMAAGTPVVSTDCRSGPAEILDYGRYGRLVPVGDHVALATAIVESLASAHDSVELEARAADFSVEVIGQKYLELLTS; encoded by the coding sequence ATGAGGATTTCGGTATTTGTCCCAGACTTAAGGGGTGGGGGGGCAGAGCGTGTCAATTTACTTCTGCTTCAAGAGTTTCTCCGTAGGGGCTACAGCGTTGATTTGATTGTTTTGCGCAAGCAGGGCGTTTTGTTGGAGCAAGTGCCAGCTACAGTGCGGATTATAGATCTTAAGGCTGATCGGATCAGGCGGGGGATGATGCCTTTAATCCAATATCTTCGAGAAGTTCAGCCTGATGCTCTGATGGCTTCAATGTGGCCTCTAACCACGCTGGCGTTAGTTTGTGTCAAACTAGCTCATTTTCGGGGACGACTAATTCTGTCGGAGCACTCATCCCTGTCCCAATCCCCCCAAGGTACCGGTCTTTCCGGAATTGCACTTCGAGCCAGTATGCGCTGGGTTAATGGTAAAGCGGATGAAGTCGTTGGTGTTTCGGCAGGGGTTCTAAACGATCTATATGGTTTGGGTTTGCCTAAAGATTTTGGCAGGGTCATTCACAATCCTATAGCGCTCAGTAGTAGATTGCTGCCGGAAGACAAAAACTGTCGCAAGTGGATTGAACATGCGGCGGGTGACCGTCTGTTAGCGGTAGGGTCGCTTAAACCAGCCAAGGACTATCCTACTATGTTTAGGGCTGTTAGGAGAGTTGTCGATTCTGGTCGGGATATTTCTTTACTTATTCTTGGAACGGGCCCCTTACAAAATGAGCTGAAAGGACTTATTTTCTCGCTTGGGCTCGATGATTATGTTCATTTTGGTGGATTTGTGGCAGATCCAGGTCCGTTCTATCGAGCAGCAGAGCTATTTATTCTTTCTTCTGCTTGGGAGGGCTTTGGAAATGTCATCGTCGAGGCAATGGCGGCGGGCACTCCCGTTGTATCAACGGATTGTCGATCCGGCCCTGCTGAAATCTTGGATTATGGTCGGTATGGGCGACTAGTACCTGTTGGGGATCACGTCGCATTAGCAACGGCAATTGTTGAATCTTTGGCTAGCGCTCATGATTCTGTCGAGTTAGAGGCGCGTGCTGCAGACTTCAGTGTTGAGGTGATTGGTCAGAAATATCTTGAATTATTGACCTCATAA
- a CDS encoding sulfotransferase, producing the protein MKYPNTFLIGAPKCGTTSISGWLAQHPDVFFSENKELDFFYNYKGMKSELTDYLNNFEGADRRHSVIAEGSVWYLFSPEAIVSIEQSFPCAKYIVCLRNPVEMAISLHAQKVYTGHELERDFVKAWELSDSRARGGFDKIFDLKGGDPSHMAYKKACMLGSQVDALLRIVSPERVKFIVMDDIKNCPELVWKDLQSFLEIDPFDRIKFTHANKATKRKFLGLHYFLMVVARLKRKAGINFNTGILSGVHRYNNVESRYDYPSEQFVKELKEYFYNDVRRLSALVKRDLESWVNN; encoded by the coding sequence ATGAAGTATCCGAATACATTTCTAATTGGCGCTCCAAAGTGCGGGACTACAAGCATTTCGGGTTGGCTAGCTCAGCACCCGGATGTTTTTTTTTCAGAAAATAAAGAGTTGGACTTCTTTTACAATTATAAAGGGATGAAGAGCGAATTAACTGATTATTTAAACAATTTCGAAGGTGCAGACCGTCGTCACTCAGTCATTGCGGAAGGTTCAGTTTGGTATTTGTTTAGCCCTGAGGCAATAGTTTCTATTGAGCAGAGTTTTCCCTGTGCAAAGTATATTGTATGTCTTAGAAATCCTGTGGAAATGGCCATTTCTTTGCATGCTCAGAAAGTTTATACAGGTCACGAACTAGAGAGAGATTTCGTGAAGGCATGGGAGTTATCAGATTCGAGAGCGCGAGGTGGGTTTGATAAAATCTTCGACTTAAAGGGAGGGGATCCTTCGCACATGGCGTATAAGAAAGCTTGTATGCTAGGTTCACAAGTTGATGCGTTGCTTCGGATTGTGTCTCCCGAAAGGGTTAAGTTCATTGTAATGGACGATATAAAAAATTGCCCCGAGCTAGTTTGGAAGGATCTCCAGAGTTTTTTAGAGATTGATCCCTTTGATAGAATAAAATTTACTCATGCGAATAAGGCGACAAAAAGAAAGTTTTTGGGTTTGCACTATTTTTTGATGGTTGTTGCTAGATTAAAAAGAAAGGCCGGCATTAACTTTAATACAGGTATCCTGTCTGGAGTTCACCGTTATAATAACGTAGAGAGTCGGTATGATTATCCATCAGAGCAGTTCGTAAAAGAGTTGAAAGAGTATTTTTATAATGATGTAAGACGTCTTTCGGCTTTAGTGAAAAGGGATCTGGAGTCTTGGGTTAATAATTAA